A genome region from Streptomyces pratensis includes the following:
- a CDS encoding DUF397 domain-containing protein yields MGTQQEKDELYALDISDVEWLSAPGTEDVEERVEIAHLPGGAVAMRSSLDPGTVLRYTEAEWRAFVLGARDGEFDLK; encoded by the coding sequence ATGGGCACCCAGCAGGAAAAGGACGAGCTCTACGCTCTCGACATCTCGGATGTGGAGTGGCTGAGCGCGCCCGGCACCGAGGACGTCGAGGAGCGGGTCGAGATCGCCCACCTTCCGGGGGGCGCGGTCGCCATGCGCTCGTCGCTGGATCCGGGGACCGTGCTGCGCTACACGGAGGCCGAGTGGCGTGCGTTCGTACTGGGGGCGCGGGACGGGGAATTCGACCTCAAGTAG
- a CDS encoding XdhC family protein — protein sequence MRELLSELRDWHTAGTPFALATVVAVRGSAPRAPGAAMAVTAAGGVAGSVSGGCVESDVYEVATETLTTGRTQLRTYGISDDEAFGAGLTCGGTIDVLVQPYVSAAERDALRDLVGTIGSGEPVALATVVSGPSSQGRSRMVLAGRVRGSLGDEGLDAAVTDDARGMLAQGATGSTGYGRHGERRMQDVTVFVQTFAPAPRMLVFGAIDHAAATASIGTFLGYRVTVCDARPAFATRARFPTADEVVCAWPHTYLESTRVDARTVVCVLTHDPKFDVPLLAAALRTPAAYIGVMGSRRTHADRVARLREAGVDEEGLARLASPVGLDLGARTPEETAVSIAAEIIQHRWGGTGRPLGELTGAIHHGREASRRA from the coding sequence GTGCGTGAACTGCTGTCGGAACTGCGCGACTGGCACACCGCCGGTACGCCCTTCGCCCTGGCCACCGTCGTCGCGGTGCGGGGGAGCGCGCCCCGCGCCCCCGGCGCCGCCATGGCGGTGACCGCGGCCGGCGGGGTGGCGGGCAGCGTTTCCGGGGGGTGCGTGGAGAGCGATGTGTACGAGGTCGCCACCGAGACCCTCACCACCGGCCGCACCCAGCTGCGGACCTATGGCATCAGTGACGACGAGGCGTTCGGCGCGGGGCTGACCTGCGGTGGCACGATCGACGTCCTGGTGCAGCCCTACGTATCGGCGGCCGAACGGGACGCGCTGCGGGATCTCGTCGGCACCATCGGCTCCGGGGAACCCGTCGCACTCGCCACCGTGGTCTCCGGACCCTCGTCACAGGGCCGGAGCCGGATGGTCCTGGCCGGCCGTGTCAGGGGTTCCCTCGGTGACGAGGGCCTTGACGCGGCCGTGACCGACGACGCGCGGGGGATGCTCGCCCAGGGCGCCACCGGCAGCACCGGATACGGCCGGCACGGTGAGCGCCGCATGCAGGACGTCACCGTCTTCGTCCAGACCTTCGCCCCCGCGCCCCGCATGCTCGTCTTCGGAGCCATCGACCACGCGGCGGCCACCGCGAGTATCGGGACCTTCCTCGGCTACCGGGTGACGGTGTGCGACGCCCGGCCCGCCTTCGCCACCCGCGCGCGCTTCCCGACAGCCGACGAGGTCGTCTGTGCCTGGCCGCACACCTATCTGGAATCGACCCGGGTGGACGCGCGCACCGTCGTCTGCGTCCTGACCCACGACCCGAAATTCGATGTTCCCCTGCTCGCCGCCGCGCTGCGCACCCCCGCCGCGTACATCGGTGTGATGGGCAGCAGGCGCACCCACGCGGACCGAGTCGCCCGGCTGCGGGAGGCCGGGGTGGACGAGGAGGGACTGGCCCGCCTCGCCTCCCCCGTCGGCCTCGATCTGGGGGCCCGTACGCCGGAGGAGACCGCCGTCTCCATCGCCGCCGAGATCATCCAGCACCGCTGGGGCGGCACGGGCCGCCCGCTGGGCGAGCTGACGGGCGCGATCCACCACGGCCGTGAGGCGTCCCGCCGGGCCTGA
- a CDS encoding ABC transporter permease: MTTTTDAAKATSPRALTWARRRHATTRFWQQYRTHRAGLAGLAVLALIALVALAAPLLVGADSRSVTEAPGGPLESPSADFPLGTDQFGRSLLALLVWGTRVSLTVGLLAAFLSVAIGTLVGITAGHFKGWYGNVVMRITDWFLVMPTLVLAIALATVLSRSLWTTVLAIGVTTWPTTARLVRAQTLSVESRPYIERSKALGGGHGHIMSRHVLPNVMPLVLAQTTLVISTAILTEATLAFLGLGDPTIVSWGGLLQDAREAGAVSSGNWWYLAPPGLAIAVVALAFTLCGRTVESVLNPKLGVSR; the protein is encoded by the coding sequence ATGACGACCACGACCGACGCCGCGAAGGCCACCAGCCCGCGCGCACTGACCTGGGCCCGCAGGCGCCACGCGACGACCCGCTTCTGGCAGCAGTACCGCACCCACCGGGCCGGCCTGGCGGGCCTTGCCGTACTCGCCCTGATCGCCCTGGTCGCGCTGGCCGCCCCGCTGCTGGTGGGCGCGGACTCCCGGAGCGTCACCGAGGCGCCCGGCGGGCCGCTGGAGTCCCCGAGCGCCGATTTCCCCCTCGGCACCGACCAGTTCGGCCGCAGTCTGCTGGCCCTGCTGGTGTGGGGGACGCGGGTCTCGCTGACCGTCGGCCTGCTCGCGGCCTTCCTCTCGGTGGCCATCGGGACCCTGGTGGGCATCACGGCCGGTCACTTCAAGGGCTGGTACGGCAATGTCGTCATGCGGATCACCGACTGGTTCCTGGTGATGCCGACGCTGGTGCTCGCCATCGCACTGGCCACCGTGCTCTCGCGGTCCCTCTGGACGACGGTCCTGGCCATCGGGGTGACGACCTGGCCGACGACCGCGCGGCTCGTGCGCGCGCAGACGCTGTCCGTGGAGTCACGGCCGTACATCGAGCGCTCCAAGGCGCTCGGCGGCGGCCACGGCCACATCATGTCCCGTCATGTGCTGCCCAACGTGATGCCGCTGGTGCTCGCCCAGACCACGCTGGTGATCTCCACCGCCATCCTCACCGAGGCGACGCTCGCCTTCCTCGGGCTCGGTGATCCCACGATCGTCTCCTGGGGCGGGCTGCTCCAGGACGCCCGGGAGGCCGGAGCCGTCAGCTCCGGCAACTGGTGGTACCTCGCCCCGCCCGGACTCGCCATCGCCGTCGTCGCCCTCGCGTTCACGCTGTGCGGCCGCACCGTCGAGTCCGTGCTCAACCCCAAGCTGGGGGTGTCCCGTTGA
- a CDS encoding oligopeptide/dipeptide ABC transporter ATP-binding protein produces the protein MTTTPPAPLLSAQALKVAFPGRRGAATARAVDGVDLDVRPGEIVALVGESGCGKTTLARSLLGLVPPTSGRVTFGGEPLDYAGRSLKAYRKRVQLVLQDPSGSLNPRHTVYDAVAEGLRIHGYAGDEREAVSGALARAGLRPPERFFLRYPHELSGGQRQRVVIAGALVLEPELIVADEPVASLDASVRGEILALLLRLRDELGLSALVVTHDLGLAWNIADRVAVMYLGRIVETGDVEQILTAPRHPYTQALLSVLPDADGEPVILTGEPPDPSKVPSGCRFHARCQILASGEAERAGVADACRTKDLPVLEGDGRTQVACHWAARGATVS, from the coding sequence ATGACCACCACTCCCCCGGCTCCCCTGCTCAGTGCCCAGGCGCTGAAGGTCGCGTTCCCCGGCCGGCGCGGGGCGGCGACCGCGCGGGCTGTCGACGGGGTCGACCTCGACGTCCGTCCCGGTGAGATCGTCGCGCTGGTCGGCGAGTCCGGGTGCGGGAAGACGACGCTGGCCAGGTCGCTGCTGGGCCTGGTACCCCCCACCTCGGGACGGGTCACCTTCGGGGGCGAGCCCCTCGACTACGCGGGCAGGTCGCTCAAGGCGTACCGCAAGCGGGTGCAGCTGGTGCTCCAGGACCCGAGCGGTTCCCTCAACCCCCGCCACACGGTGTACGACGCGGTGGCGGAGGGTCTGCGCATCCACGGCTACGCGGGTGACGAGCGGGAGGCCGTGTCCGGGGCACTGGCACGGGCCGGGCTGCGGCCTCCGGAAAGGTTCTTCCTGCGGTATCCGCACGAGCTGTCCGGCGGTCAGCGCCAGCGGGTCGTGATCGCGGGCGCACTGGTCCTGGAGCCGGAACTCATCGTCGCGGACGAGCCCGTGGCCTCGCTGGACGCCTCCGTGCGCGGTGAGATCCTGGCGCTCCTGCTGCGGCTGCGCGACGAACTGGGCCTGTCGGCGCTGGTCGTGACGCATGACCTGGGTCTGGCGTGGAACATCGCCGACCGGGTGGCGGTGATGTACCTGGGCAGGATCGTGGAGACCGGTGACGTGGAGCAGATCCTCACGGCTCCCCGGCATCCGTACACCCAGGCGCTGCTGTCCGTGCTTCCGGATGCGGACGGCGAGCCGGTGATCCTGACGGGCGAGCCGCCGGACCCCTCGAAGGTGCCGTCCGGCTGCCGGTTCCATGCCCGCTGCCAGATCCTCGCCTCGGGCGAGGCGGAGCGCGCGGGCGTCGCGGACGCGTGCCGCACGAAGGATCTGCCGGTCCTGGAGGGGGACGGCCGGACCCAGGTCGCCTGCCACTGGGCGGCGCGGGGCGCGACAGTCTCCTGA
- a CDS encoding ABC transporter ATP-binding protein encodes MTAVKTESVPKPETGQPLLDVRNLHVTYGSGASAVPAVRGVDLRVEAGQKLGIAGESGCGKSTLALALLRLLPASATLSGEILLDGEDILTMKWGRLRAVRWAGASIVFQGAMHSLNAVHRIGDQIAEPILLHGRATPAAAHRRAGELLEQVGLPAARADAYPHELSGGQRQRVMIAMALACDPRLIIADEPTTALDVMIQAQILRLIEQLVSDQDLGLIMISHDLAVLSDTCDRLSVMYAGRVVEEGPAKQVYEGARHPYGSALSAAFPRIGDLSSRHAPRGLPGDPPDPSALPSGCTFHPRCPAALDSCATEDQELRPAGPSRRAACVLVGPESPATPGPHGGAEEARSIS; translated from the coding sequence TTGACCGCCGTGAAGACCGAGAGCGTTCCGAAGCCGGAGACCGGGCAGCCGTTGCTCGACGTCCGGAATCTGCATGTCACCTACGGCTCGGGGGCCTCGGCCGTCCCCGCCGTGCGGGGTGTCGACCTACGGGTCGAGGCGGGCCAGAAGCTCGGCATCGCCGGGGAGTCCGGCTGCGGGAAGTCGACGCTGGCACTGGCGCTGCTGCGGCTGCTGCCCGCGTCCGCGACCCTGAGCGGCGAGATCCTGCTGGACGGCGAGGACATCCTCACCATGAAGTGGGGGCGGCTGCGCGCCGTGCGCTGGGCGGGGGCGTCGATCGTCTTCCAGGGCGCGATGCACTCGCTGAACGCCGTGCACCGCATCGGGGACCAGATCGCCGAACCCATCCTGCTGCACGGCAGGGCGACCCCGGCCGCCGCGCACCGGCGCGCCGGGGAACTGCTGGAGCAGGTGGGACTTCCGGCCGCACGCGCGGACGCCTATCCCCATGAGCTGTCCGGCGGTCAGCGCCAGCGCGTGATGATCGCCATGGCGCTGGCCTGTGATCCGCGGCTGATCATCGCCGACGAACCCACCACCGCCCTCGACGTGATGATCCAGGCCCAGATCCTGCGGCTGATCGAACAGCTGGTCAGTGACCAGGACCTCGGTCTGATCATGATCAGCCACGACTTGGCCGTGCTCTCCGACACCTGCGACCGGCTGTCGGTGATGTACGCCGGCCGGGTCGTCGAGGAGGGACCCGCCAAGCAGGTCTACGAGGGTGCCAGGCACCCGTACGGCAGCGCCCTGTCCGCGGCCTTCCCGCGCATCGGCGACCTCTCGTCGCGGCACGCGCCGCGCGGACTGCCGGGCGACCCGCCGGACCCGTCGGCGCTGCCCTCGGGCTGTACGTTCCATCCGCGCTGCCCGGCTGCCCTGGACTCCTGCGCCACCGAGGACCAGGAGCTGCGGCCGGCCGGCCCGTCCCGGCGGGCGGCCTGTGTGCTGGTGGGGCCGGAGTCCCCCGCGACGCCCGGCCCGCACGGCGGTGCCGAGGAAGCAAGGAGCATTTCATGA
- a CDS encoding ABC transporter substrate-binding protein: MVTRFPPRSSRPHGRLRILVASGAAALALAAGSVVPGIPLAPAAQEAQAADGKSTLTVAVAQSVDSLSPFLAQRLLSTSIHRLMYDYLTNYDAKDNRTIPGLATKWETSADKLTWTYTIRPDSKWSDGEQATAEDAAWTFNKMMTDEGAATSNGSFVGNFKKVTAPSPDKLVIELKKPQATMTALDVPIVPEHVWDKVGDFSKFNNDTKFPIVGNGPFVLTDYKVDSYVKLKANKDFWRGAPKFDELVFRYYKDQDAAVAALRKGEVSFVAGSPSLTPAQAASLKTADNIKVNDGPGRRFYALATNPGARTKDGTKFGDGHPALLDQKVRQALFMAVDRTTIIDKVFQGYAIEGEGYIPPRYGSYFWKPSAGQKLAYDPAKAAALLDEAGYRKNGAGKRTGKDGKPLDFRILCHATDPNDKAIGKYLQEWWGDLGIGLKVDCRDNVSDPWYAGEYDLAFDGWSVNPDPDFVMSIHTCAALPAKAKESAATDNFICDKQYDELYAKQLAEYDPAKRADLVKQMESRLYDTGYMNVMAYPNAVEAYRTDQIESITTMPSAAGNIYGQDGYWSWWSAVPAAGASGDSSDGGGSTGVLIGVGVAVVVLAGGGLLFAMRRRSTAEDRE; the protein is encoded by the coding sequence ATGGTCACAAGATTCCCACCACGCTCCTCCCGCCCACACGGCCGCTTGCGTATCCTTGTCGCCTCCGGAGCCGCCGCCTTGGCGCTCGCCGCTGGATCGGTCGTACCCGGAATCCCGCTCGCCCCCGCCGCTCAGGAGGCGCAGGCGGCCGACGGCAAGTCGACCCTCACGGTCGCGGTCGCCCAGAGCGTCGACTCCCTGAGCCCGTTCCTCGCCCAGCGGCTGCTTTCCACGAGCATCCACCGGCTGATGTACGACTACCTGACGAACTACGACGCCAAGGACAACCGGACGATCCCCGGGCTCGCCACCAAGTGGGAGACCTCGGCGGACAAGCTGACGTGGACGTACACCATCCGGCCCGACTCGAAGTGGTCGGACGGTGAGCAGGCCACCGCCGAGGACGCGGCGTGGACCTTCAACAAGATGATGACCGACGAGGGGGCAGCCACCTCGAACGGCAGCTTCGTCGGCAACTTCAAGAAGGTGACCGCCCCCAGTCCGGACAAGCTGGTCATAGAGCTGAAGAAGCCTCAGGCCACGATGACGGCACTGGATGTGCCCATCGTCCCCGAGCACGTCTGGGACAAGGTCGGCGACTTCTCGAAGTTCAACAACGACACGAAGTTCCCGATCGTCGGCAACGGGCCGTTCGTCCTGACGGACTACAAGGTCGACAGCTATGTGAAGCTGAAGGCCAACAAGGACTTCTGGCGGGGCGCGCCCAAGTTCGACGAGCTCGTCTTCCGCTACTACAAGGACCAGGACGCCGCCGTGGCCGCCCTCCGAAAGGGTGAAGTTTCCTTCGTCGCCGGAAGTCCGAGTCTGACCCCCGCGCAGGCCGCGTCGCTGAAGACCGCCGACAACATCAAGGTGAACGACGGCCCCGGCCGGCGCTTCTACGCGCTGGCCACCAACCCGGGCGCGCGCACCAAGGACGGCACGAAGTTCGGCGACGGGCACCCGGCACTGCTGGACCAGAAGGTGCGCCAGGCACTGTTCATGGCCGTGGACCGCACGACCATCATCGACAAGGTCTTCCAGGGCTACGCCATAGAGGGCGAGGGCTACATCCCGCCGCGATACGGCTCGTACTTCTGGAAGCCGTCGGCCGGACAGAAGCTGGCGTACGACCCGGCGAAGGCGGCCGCCCTCCTCGACGAGGCGGGCTACAGGAAGAACGGCGCCGGCAAGCGGACCGGCAAGGACGGCAAGCCGCTCGACTTCCGGATCCTGTGCCACGCCACGGACCCCAACGACAAGGCGATCGGCAAGTACCTCCAGGAGTGGTGGGGCGACCTCGGCATCGGTCTGAAGGTCGACTGCCGCGACAACGTCTCCGACCCCTGGTACGCCGGTGAGTACGACCTGGCCTTCGACGGCTGGTCCGTAAACCCGGACCCCGACTTCGTCATGTCGATCCACACCTGCGCCGCACTGCCGGCCAAGGCGAAGGAGTCCGCGGCGACCGACAACTTCATCTGCGACAAGCAGTACGACGAGCTCTACGCGAAGCAGTTGGCGGAGTACGACCCCGCCAAACGGGCCGACCTCGTGAAGCAGATGGAGTCGCGGCTGTACGACACGGGGTACATGAACGTCATGGCGTACCCGAATGCCGTCGAGGCCTACCGCACCGACCAGATCGAGTCCATCACGACCATGCCCTCGGCCGCGGGCAACATCTACGGTCAGGACGGTTACTGGAGCTGGTGGTCGGCGGTTCCGGCAGCCGGTGCGTCGGGCGATTCGTCCGACGGCGGCGGCTCCACCGGAGTCCTCATCGGTGTCGGTGTCGCCGTAGTCGTCCTCGCCGGTGGCGGGCTGCTGTTCGCCATGCGTCGTCGTTCCACCGCGGAAGACCGTGAATAG
- a CDS encoding ABC transporter permease, whose amino-acid sequence MSTESTPALLKGAAGVDAVQTDGPAPAGPSARSPRARSTTAYLRYAAGKLAGAAVSLFAVLVTSFFLFRLIPGDPVKQMTGGRQVSTEQIAAMRKEFGLDLPLWQQFTEYCGKALTGDFGTSYQFRAPVMDKITEALPATLLLTGTAFVIYTAIGIWLGARSAWRNGSAGDRFHTAFALTLYSVPSFWLGLLLVITLSVGIGPVPGMFPTGGMESGSESGFAYVLDVAHHLVLPVVTLVAVEYARTLLVMRSSLLDEMGSDYLTTARAKGLRDDLVRRRHAVPNAMLPTVTLLFVNLGNTVAGAILVETVFSWPGLGGLFYQALSVPDLPLVQALFFIFAAAVILMNTLADVIYPLLDPRVGR is encoded by the coding sequence ATGAGCACAGAAAGCACTCCCGCGCTCCTGAAGGGCGCGGCGGGCGTGGACGCCGTACAGACCGACGGCCCGGCTCCGGCCGGGCCGTCGGCCCGCAGTCCACGCGCCCGCAGCACGACCGCCTATCTCCGCTATGCGGCGGGCAAGCTGGCCGGTGCGGCCGTCTCGCTGTTCGCCGTGCTCGTCACCAGCTTCTTCCTGTTCCGCCTGATCCCCGGCGATCCGGTCAAGCAGATGACCGGCGGCCGGCAGGTGTCGACCGAGCAGATCGCCGCGATGCGCAAGGAATTCGGCCTGGACCTGCCACTCTGGCAGCAGTTCACCGAGTACTGCGGCAAGGCCCTGACCGGGGACTTCGGTACGTCGTACCAGTTCCGCGCTCCCGTCATGGACAAGATCACCGAGGCGCTGCCCGCGACGCTGCTGCTCACCGGCACCGCGTTCGTGATCTACACCGCGATCGGCATCTGGCTGGGCGCCAGGTCCGCCTGGCGCAACGGTTCGGCCGGTGACCGCTTCCACACCGCCTTCGCGCTGACGCTGTACTCGGTGCCCTCGTTCTGGCTCGGCCTGCTCCTGGTCATCACGCTGTCCGTCGGCATCGGTCCCGTCCCCGGCATGTTCCCGACCGGCGGTATGGAGTCCGGCAGCGAGAGCGGTTTCGCGTACGTCCTCGATGTCGCCCACCACCTCGTGCTGCCGGTCGTCACCCTCGTAGCGGTCGAGTACGCGCGCACCCTGCTGGTGATGCGCTCCTCGCTGCTCGACGAGATGGGCAGTGACTATCTGACGACGGCCCGCGCGAAGGGCCTGCGCGACGACCTCGTACGCCGTCGGCACGCCGTCCCGAACGCGATGCTGCCGACCGTGACTCTGCTCTTCGTCAACCTGGGCAACACGGTCGCCGGAGCCATCCTCGTGGAGACGGTGTTCTCCTGGCCCGGCCTCGGCGGGCTCTTCTACCAGGCGCTCAGCGTGCCTGATCTGCCACTGGTGCAGGCGCTGTTCTTCATCTTCGCCGCCGCGGTGATCCTGATGAACACGCTCGCCGATGTGATCTATCCGCTCCTCGATCCCCGGGTGGGCCGATGA
- a CDS encoding SCO5717 family growth-regulating ATPase: MNGDRDEISGGWNTPVDESSDADPAEMTGEFTIDYTPPAWYTQNAPGDSSGGAGSHLAPPPPPQGAPLSVPGPQSSGGFEPGWPPAPAAPSEAASAASSEPPSPSFAPAHAASAPVSPAAGSEESGAAGGPSGPFGGGDVESGATMRFSPAALKQEIAEREAAKAEGAGKAEEVAETEEADKAEGEAAASGSGRAPAAAAATPEDDGGAEPTGTVSGTDPEESDAADAPEADAAQDPVRAVTGEPETADEQAGAYAGPVTDAPPPGTPPAGVPSAGTPAPDAPQGAVPSNAPAPWSPLPPAQGALPPLPPAFQPAAQQPSAPQSAPQWPAQQPTPGGYGFPQNPAPPAAQPPQPGTQQPPQPNAPAPQGGYGIPQAPQQGGYGFPQAPQQQAPAQGAPQLPPAAQPQGGYGFPGPQGGYGFPAPQAGQQPQFPAQGAPLPPQVPQQAAPGSAPHLPAQQQPQQQQQQQQQQQQQQQQQQQQPEAYRPQPSAPQAPPVDPRTGAAWPTPVTHDQRERSVPGAPLGYTAAVELSSDRLVRGKQKAKSSRNPSAASRFKLGGKKEEVERQRKLDLIRTPVLSCYRIAVISLKGGVGKTTTTTALGSTLATERQDKILAIDANPDAGTLGRRVRRETGATIRDLVQAIPYLNSYMDIRRFTSQAPSGLEILANDVDPAVSTTFNDEDYRRAIEVLGKQYPIILTDSGTGLLYSAMRGVLDLADQLIIISTPSVDGASSASTTLDWLSAHGYAELVQRSLTVISGVRETGKMIKVDDIVQHFETRCRGVVVVPFDEHLSAGAEVDLDMMRPKTREAYFNLSALVAEDFQRAQQQQGLWTTDGGNPPPQFAPPMPGQQTPGQQVPGQQQYAPQPQPGQPYPGQQYPGQPHPGQPQQPYPPQQPYGGQQAQGAQQPYGAQQAQGAQQPYGAQQAQGAQQPYGGQQSPPQQAAAPQQPYPSYPAQGAQNNGWQQPLPAQGAPGGNPAGPPPPPAQHDGQAHQPGQPELQGPVPPAGWQQHPPQPPSAPQQ; the protein is encoded by the coding sequence GTGAACGGCGATCGGGACGAGATCAGCGGGGGATGGAACACGCCCGTCGACGAGTCGTCCGACGCGGATCCCGCCGAGATGACGGGTGAGTTCACCATCGACTACACCCCGCCCGCCTGGTACACGCAGAACGCGCCGGGTGACTCGTCGGGAGGAGCGGGTTCGCACCTGGCACCGCCACCGCCGCCGCAGGGGGCTCCGCTGTCCGTACCGGGGCCGCAGTCCTCGGGAGGCTTCGAGCCCGGCTGGCCGCCGGCTCCGGCGGCGCCGTCCGAAGCTGCGTCGGCGGCCTCCTCCGAGCCGCCCTCGCCGTCCTTCGCGCCCGCTCACGCGGCATCGGCTCCGGTCTCCCCCGCGGCGGGCTCCGAGGAGTCCGGCGCAGCCGGCGGCCCGTCCGGCCCGTTCGGCGGCGGTGATGTGGAGAGCGGCGCCACCATGCGGTTCTCACCCGCCGCGCTGAAGCAGGAGATCGCCGAGCGCGAGGCGGCCAAGGCCGAAGGGGCGGGCAAGGCCGAAGAGGTGGCCGAGACCGAAGAGGCGGACAAGGCCGAGGGTGAGGCCGCTGCATCCGGTTCCGGCCGGGCGCCCGCGGCCGCTGCCGCAACGCCCGAGGACGACGGCGGCGCGGAGCCGACCGGCACGGTGAGCGGGACGGATCCCGAGGAGAGCGATGCGGCCGACGCCCCGGAGGCGGATGCGGCGCAGGATCCCGTGCGGGCAGTTACCGGCGAGCCGGAGACGGCCGACGAGCAGGCCGGCGCGTACGCGGGACCGGTGACGGACGCTCCGCCCCCGGGCACACCGCCGGCCGGCGTACCGTCCGCCGGCACGCCCGCCCCCGACGCGCCCCAGGGAGCCGTGCCGTCGAACGCACCGGCGCCTTGGTCGCCGCTCCCGCCCGCACAGGGCGCCCTGCCGCCGCTGCCGCCCGCCTTCCAGCCGGCCGCGCAGCAGCCGAGCGCGCCCCAGTCCGCACCGCAGTGGCCCGCGCAGCAGCCCACGCCGGGTGGCTACGGGTTCCCGCAGAACCCGGCCCCGCCTGCGGCACAGCCGCCCCAGCCGGGGACTCAGCAGCCGCCCCAGCCCAACGCGCCTGCTCCGCAAGGCGGTTACGGGATCCCCCAGGCTCCCCAGCAGGGTGGCTACGGGTTCCCCCAGGCACCGCAGCAGCAGGCACCCGCCCAGGGCGCGCCCCAACTGCCCCCGGCAGCACAGCCGCAGGGCGGCTACGGCTTCCCTGGTCCGCAGGGCGGCTACGGCTTCCCGGCTCCGCAGGCCGGCCAGCAGCCGCAGTTCCCCGCGCAAGGGGCCCCGCTCCCTCCTCAGGTTCCGCAGCAGGCAGCACCCGGGAGTGCACCGCACCTGCCCGCGCAGCAGCAGCCGCAGCAGCAACAGCAACAGCAACAGCAACAGCAACAGCAACAGCAACAGCAACAGCAACAGCCCGAGGCGTACCGGCCGCAGCCGTCCGCGCCTCAGGCTCCGCCCGTGGACCCGCGCACCGGCGCCGCCTGGCCGACTCCGGTCACCCATGACCAGCGCGAGCGCTCCGTGCCGGGCGCCCCTCTCGGTTACACCGCCGCGGTGGAGCTGTCGTCGGACCGGCTGGTCCGAGGCAAGCAGAAGGCGAAGAGCAGCCGCAACCCGTCCGCCGCCTCCCGCTTCAAGCTGGGCGGGAAGAAGGAGGAGGTCGAGCGGCAGCGCAAGCTGGACCTCATCCGTACGCCGGTGCTGTCGTGCTACCGCATCGCGGTCATCAGTCTCAAGGGCGGGGTCGGCAAGACCACGACGACCACCGCGCTCGGTTCGACCCTGGCCACCGAGCGGCAGGACAAAATCCTCGCCATCGACGCCAACCCGGACGCCGGCACGCTCGGCCGACGGGTGCGCCGCGAGACCGGGGCCACCATCCGCGACCTGGTCCAGGCGATCCCGTACCTCAACTCGTACATGGACATCCGCCGCTTCACCTCGCAGGCGCCCTCCGGCCTGGAGATCCTCGCCAACGACGTGGACCCGGCGGTCTCCACGACCTTCAACGACGAGGACTACCGCCGGGCGATCGAGGTTCTGGGCAAGCAGTACCCGATCATCCTCACCGACTCGGGCACCGGCCTGCTGTACAGCGCGATGCGCGGTGTGCTGGACCTCGCCGACCAGCTGATCATCATCTCGACCCCGTCCGTCGACGGTGCCTCCAGTGCGTCCACCACGCTGGACTGGCTGTCGGCGCACGGCTACGCGGAACTTGTGCAGCGTTCCCTGACCGTCATCTCCGGTGTCCGCGAGACCGGAAAGATGATCAAGGTCGATGACATCGTGCAGCACTTCGAGACCCGCTGCCGCGGCGTGGTGGTCGTGCCGTTCGACGAGCACCTCTCGGCCGGCGCGGAGGTCGACCTCGACATGATGCGCCCGAAGACCCGCGAGGCGTATTTCAACCTCTCCGCGCTCGTCGCGGAGGACTTCCAGCGGGCCCAGCAGCAGCAGGGACTCTGGACGACGGACGGCGGCAATCCGCCGCCGCAGTTCGCCCCGCCCATGCCGGGACAGCAGACGCCGGGTCAGCAGGTGCCCGGCCAGCAGCAGTACGCGCCGCAGCCGCAGCCAGGTCAGCCGTATCCGGGGCAGCAGTACCCCGGACAGCCGCACCCGGGGCAGCCGCAACAGCCGTATCCGCCCCAGCAGCCGTACGGGGGACAGCAAGCGCAAGGGGCACAGCAACCGTACGGGGCACAGCAAGCGCAAGGGGCACAGCAACCGTACGGGGCACAGCAAGCGCAAGGGGCTCAGCAGCCGTACGGGGGGCAGCAGTCTCCGCCCCAGCAGGCCGCCGCACCGCAGCAGCCGTACCCGTCGTACCCCGCCCAGGGTGCGCAGAACAACGGCTGGCAGCAGCCGCTGCCCGCCCAGGGCGCTCCCGGCGGGAATCCGGCGGGGCCGCCTCCCCCTCCCGCGCAGCACGATGGCCAGGCACATCAGCCCGGGCAGCCCGAACTGCAAGGCCCCGTTCCGCCGGCGGGCTGGCAGCAGCACCCCCCGCAGCCGCCTTCGGCGCCTCAGCAGTGA